Proteins from one Pithys albifrons albifrons isolate INPA30051 chromosome 2, PitAlb_v1, whole genome shotgun sequence genomic window:
- the FAM162B gene encoding protein FAM162B — protein sequence MLPARLRPGRLLSFVLLRPPASRRAAAGEPARSPGTTRAEQAHRVVASYKPSKFDKKILLWTGRFKTEEEIPLRIPPEMLDKARNKARVKACYIMIGLSIVACFAVIASAKKAAARHESLTSWNLAKKAKWREEAALAAEAKAK from the exons ATGCTGCCGGCGCGCCTCCGTCCCGGGCGACTCCTGTCGTTCGTGCTGCTCCGCCCGCCCGCGTCGCGCCGAGCCGCCGCCGGGGAGCCCGCCCGGAGCCCGGGCACCACCCGCG CTGAGCAGGCTCACAGGGTGGTTGCAAGTTACAAACCTTCGAAGTTTGACAAAAAAATCCTACTCTGGACTGGACGTTTCAAGACAGAAGAAGAGATTCCTCTGAGGATTCC GCCAGAGATGCTAGACAAGGCAAGAAATAAAGCTCGAGTGAAAGCTTGTTACATCATGATTGGACTCTCAATTGTTGCCTGCTTTGCGGTGATTGCCTCAGCTAAAAAG GCTGCTGCACGTCACGAGTCCTTAACAAGCTGGAACCTGGCAAAGAAGGCCAAATGGCGGGAGGAGGCTGCACTAGCTGCAGAGGCAAAGGCAAAGTAA
- the GPRC6A gene encoding G-protein coupled receptor family C group 6 member A: MAFINFLIPCFVIGTDIAFSCHNVDDFVGASSPGDIVIGGLFAVHSEMLHPKEDPIKPVIQNCAGFEIQVFLQTLAMIHAIETINNSTLLSGLTLGYEIYDTCAEVTKAMASALRFLPKFNSSEDAVEFKCNYSDYIPRIKAVTGASYSEVSMAVSRLLALQLIPQVSPASSAEILSDKIRFPSFFRTIPSDFHQTRAMTRLICESGWNWIGVIATDDDNGRFALESFGVQAMVNNVCIAFKEMLPAYLSDSTFHIKVDHAIEKIVKETRVNVIVVFMRQFHVLKLFKKAIERNVNKIWIASDNWSAAVKISTIPNIRQLGTIVGFGFKSGDISSFQDFLRNLHEKPTENNKFLHEYIMLLSVCAQLEYHDFQTCISNQSQDDLLENIENKHQVWRDDFLNANIEPGFIQSTILAVYAIAHAIKGQCKDRNCKNPSAFAPWELLEELKKVIIIDDDNKEFKFNSNGDMSTSYDVLLWKEIDGHMKITTMAEYDAEKGDFIFEDEEKKKDFLDLKKVQSTCSQHCRPGQMKKVTESPHTCCYECVYCPENHYSNQTDMDYCYRCNNKTYWAPINSTTCYRKTVYFLAWTDWFAIFLLLLSTFGVVLVLSICVIFTKNLNTPVVKASGGLTVCYIILFSHFLIFLSTVFFIDVPTGFKCKTRQALFGISFTLCISCILIKSLKILLAFSFDPKLQNFLKCMYKPVPIVVICTGVQVIICTFWIIFRTPFVNRNFSIPKAIILECNEGSIVAFGIMLGYIAALAFICFIFAFKGRKLPENYNEAKFITFGMLIYFIAWIVFIPVYATTFGKYLPAVEIIVVLISNYGILCCTFLPKCYIIIYKQETNTKSAFLKMVYTYSSKSAGSVAVSQVSLDSKSSSFRATISDSCETEKNSVNGNCHFQVPGQPLIKGKVLPKNAARTTARKRISSI; encoded by the exons ATGGCATTTATTAACTTTTTGATCCCCTGCTTCGTGATAGGCACTGATATTGCTTTCTCTTGCCATAATGTTGATGACTTTGTGGGTGCCAGTTCTCCGGGGGACATTGTTATTGGAGGCTTGTTTGCAGTTCATAGCGAAATGCTGCATCCAAAAGAAGATCCCATCAAGCCAGTAATTCAGAATTGTGCTGG CTTTGAAATTCAAGTTTTTCTTCAGACCCTTGCAATGATACATGCTATTGAAACAATCAACAATTCAACGCTGTTATCTGGACTTACTCTGGGCTATGAAATATATGACACATGTGCAGAAGTCACAAAAGCCATGGCATCTGCTCTGAGATTCCTGCCTAAATTCAATTCTTCTGAGGATGCTGTAGAGTTCAAGTGTAACTACTCAGACTACATCCCAAGAATTAAGGCAGTCACAGGAGCCAGCTACTCGGAGGTGTCAATGGCAGTTTCAAGGCTATTGGCTTTGCAACTAATCCCACAG GTCAGTCCTGCATCATCAGCTGAAATCCTCAGTGACAAAATCaggtttccttctttcttcagaACTATCCCCAGTGATTTTCATCAGACAAGAGCAATGACCCGCTTGATCTGTGAATCTGGGTGGAACTGGATTGGAGTAATAGCCACTGACGATGACAATGGGAGGTTCGCTCTGGAAAGCTTTGGGGTTCAGGCCATGGTGAACAATGTTTGCATagcttttaaagaaatgctgcCAGCCTATCTCTCTGACAGCACCTTTCACATCAAAGTTGATCATGCAATTGAGAAGATTGTCAAGGAAACAAGAGTAAATGTTATTGTTGTCTTTATGAGACAGTTCCATGTGCTCAAACTATTTAAGAAGGCAATTGAGAGGAACGTTAATAAAATCTGGATTGCAAGTGATAACTGGTCAGCTGCAGTCAAAATCAGTACAATTCCCAATATCAGACAGCTGGGAACCATTGTGGGATTTGGATTTAAAAGTGGAGATATCTCCTCATTCCAAGACTTTCTGAGAAACCTTCACGAAAAGCCCACTGAAAACAACAAGTTCTTACATGAGTATATTATGCTTTTGTCAGTCTGTGCACAGCTGGAATATCATGATTTTCAAACATGCATTTCAAACCAGTCCCAGGATGATCTACTGGAAAACATTGAGAATAAACATCAGGTCTGGAGAGATGATTTTTTGAATGCTAACATTGAACCAGGATTTATCCAAAGTACTATACTTGCAGTCTATGCCATAGCTCATGCCATTAAAGGGCAATGTAAAGATAGAAACTGCAAGAATCCCTCTGCCTTCGCTCCCTGGGAG CTTCTTGAAGAACTCAAAAAAGTGATAATCATTGATGATGATAATAAAGAATTCAAGTTCAACTCCAATGGAGATATGAGCACCAGTTATGATGTACttctttggaaagaaattgACGGCCACATGAAAATCACCACTATGGCAGAATATGATGCAGAGAAAGGTGATTTTATCTTTGaggatgaagagaaaaaaaaagattttctggATTTGaag AAGGTTCAGTCAACAtgctctcagcactgcagaCCAGGCCAGATGAAAAAGGTTACAGAAAGTCCACATACATGCTGCTATGAGTGTGTTTACTGTCCAGAAAACCACTACAGCAATCAAACAG ataTGGATTACTGCTACCGATGTAACAACAAAACCTACTGGGCTCCCATCAATAGTACCACATGCTACAGAAAGACAGTCTACTTCCTTGCCTGGACTGACTGGTTTGctattttcctcctccttctgtcCACTTTTGGGGTTGTGTTGGTTTTGTCAATTTGTGTAATATTTACTAAAAACTTGAACACACCAGTTGTAAAGGCATCTGGTGGGCTGACTGTCTGCTATATTATTCTCTTCTCCcacttcttaatttttttaagcactGTTTTCTTCATAGATGTACCCACAGGTTTCAAATGTAAAACTAGGCAAGCACTCTTTGGCATAAGTTTTACACTCTgcatttcatgtattttaataaagtCACTAAAAATTTTGCTAGCCTTCAGCTTTGATCCCAAGCTTCAGAATTTCCTGAAATGCATGTATAAGCCTGTTCCCATTGTGGTCATCTGCACTGGAGTTCAAGTTATCATTTGCACCTTCTGGATAATATTTAGGACACCTTTTGTAAATCGAAATTTCTCAATTCCAAAAGCAATAATTCTGGAGTGCAATGAGGGGTCTATTGTAGCTTTTGGGATTATGTTGGGCTACATTGCTGCCCTAGCCTTTATTTGCttcatatttgcttttaaaggTAGGAAGTTGCCAGAGAACTACAATGAAGCTAAATTCATCACTTTTGGCATGCTGATTTACTTCATAGCATGGATTGTGTTTATCCCTGTCTATGCAACCACATTTGGCAAATACTTGCCAGCAGTAGAAATCATTGTTGTTTTAATATCCAATTATGGAATCCTCTGCTGCACTTTTCTTCCAAAGTGCTATATCATCATTTACAagcaagaaacaaacacaaaatctgcttttctcaaAATGGTTTACACATATTCCTCTAAGAGTGCAGGCAGCGTTGCTGTTAGTCAGGTTTCTTTGGATTCAAAGTCTTCCAGCTTCCGAGCTACTATCTCAGACTCATGTGAAACTGAGAAAAACTCTGTGAATGGAAACTGCCATTTCCAAGTGCCTGGGCAGCCACTAATAAAAGGCAAAGTTCTTCCTAAAAATGCTGCAAGAACTACGGCCAGGAAAAGAATCTCCAGCATATGA